A region from the Mycoplasmopsis phocirhinis genome encodes:
- a CDS encoding Cof-type HAD-IIB family hydrolase, whose protein sequence is MKKKPIVFSDVDGTIYTSNGYVSIYNLNIIKQNELSFNIATGNPICPKMFKLAKLVNADYIIGSSGVQIYDFKHYKFVREEFIKESEVKKIFDLFRDKKVSAAGWSSDAFYIFKEEDKEFLNRIYFKYENFDQFELYQGQAIKNVSKIEVYFETTENVDELIEVLKNYDVKLIKTHMNLEILPRGASKGKAITWMIQNIFTQYTTEDVMVIGDSENDFSMFKRFNYSYAMDNSKDIVKEKAKYVTRSVQEHGLGIAILDYIARFNNEQKK, encoded by the coding sequence ATGAAGAAAAAACCTATCGTTTTTAGTGATGTGGATGGCACAATATACACTAGCAACGGATATGTATCAATTTATAATTTAAACATAATTAAACAAAACGAATTAAGTTTTAATATAGCCACAGGTAATCCTATTTGTCCTAAAATGTTCAAACTTGCAAAATTAGTTAATGCTGATTATATTATTGGTTCAAGTGGAGTTCAAATCTACGATTTTAAACACTATAAATTTGTGCGTGAAGAATTCATTAAAGAGAGCGAAGTCAAAAAAATATTTGACTTATTTAGAGATAAAAAAGTTTCAGCCGCCGGCTGAAGCTCAGATGCATTTTATATATTTAAAGAAGAAGATAAAGAGTTTTTAAACCGCATCTATTTTAAATATGAAAATTTTGATCAATTTGAATTATATCAAGGTCAAGCTATTAAAAATGTATCAAAAATTGAAGTATATTTTGAAACTACTGAAAATGTTGACGAATTAATTGAGGTCCTAAAAAACTATGATGTTAAATTAATAAAAACTCATATGAATTTAGAAATTTTGCCACGCGGCGCTTCTAAAGGTAAAGCAATCACATGAATGATTCAAAATATTTTTACACAATATACAACTGAGGATGTAATGGTAATTGGCGATAGCGAAAATGATTTTTCAATGTTTAAACGTTTTAATTACTCGTACGCCATGGATAATTCAAAAGATATTGTCAAAGAAAAAGCAAAATATGTTACAAGATCGGTGCAAGAGCACGGTTTAGGTATTGCTATATTGGACTATATTGCTAGATTCAATAATGAACAAAAAAAGTAA